The genome window GAAGCCGCCGATGCCGGCGCCCCCCGCGCGGATGCGCTCTGCGAACGTACCCTGGGGCACGAGCTCCAGCTCCAGTTCGCCGCTGAGGCACTGGCGCTCGAACTCCTGGTTCTCGCCCACGTAGGTCGAGATCATCTTGCGGACCTGCTTCGATCTGAGCAGGACGCCGATCCCGAAACCGTCCACTCCGGCGTTGTTGCTGATGATCGTGAGGTCGTGGGTGCCGCACTCGTGGAGGGCCGTAATCAGGTTCTCCGGGATCCCGCACAGGCCGAATCCGCCCATCATGATCGTGGCCCCATCCGGGACGAGGGCCACCGCCTCCGCGGCGCTCGCGAGCACTTTGTTCATAGTGGAAGACCCCGTTTCTATGAGGCCGGAAACAGCAGGGCCTTGTCAAGACGCGCGTCGGGCGGTACAGGCGTTCGGTCCCTCGATCACGAGGGGCGGCGGTCGGTCAGCGCCGCGCGCCAGCGGTTGGCCGACGAGAACAGCTTCTCAACCGCCTCGGCATCGTCGAGACGGGCGCGCAGCGCCGAGAGCAGCTCGATCAGAACGTCGAGCGCGGGGCCGATTTCGTCCTGATTCGTTGCGCACACGTCACACCAGATGTCGGCGGGACTGGCGGCAAGGCGGGTCGTGTCGATCAACCCTCGGCCGGCCAGCGCAAGGTCGTCCTCGCCTACGCGCTCGCCCACGGCGGACATCAGGGCGGAAACGGTCAATTGCGGCAGATGGCTCAGGAGTGCGACCAGATGGTCGTGCGCCGCGGCCGACGCCAGCACTCGAGGCTGCGCGCCGAGGCCTTCGACGAACACAGAGAGCCGGCCTACTGCCTCGGACTGTCCGTCGCCCGTGGGCACGAACAGCCACGGCCGCCCCGAGAACATGTCCTCGCGCGCCGCATCGATTCCACCCGTGGTGCCGCCGGCAAGCGGGTGGCCGCCGACGAACGTGAGCCGAGCGGGCAGGGCCGCTGCCGCTTCGACAATGCTGCGTTTCGTGCTGCCGACGTCCGTAATCACCGCCTCACCGACGAGGGTATCGGCGAGAGTCGACAGCAGTTCGAGGTTCTGCCGGATTGGTGCGGCCAGAATCACGAGGTCCGCCTCCGATGCGATCATCCGATCCTCAGAGGCGACGTCCATCGCGTGGCGCAACATCGCGCGTTCGAGCACAGGCTTCCGGTCCACGCCAATCACGAGCGCGGACGGCCACGCCCGGCGCGCGGCCAGTGCAATCGACCCGCCGATCAGACCGAGGCCGACGACGGCGATGCGTTCGAAGACGGGCGGCCGGTTTTCGACATCCGGGGGCCGCAGCGGGATCACGCGGGAGTCGTTGGTCATGGGTCGCCTACCTGGACCAGCCCCGGCGGGCGACGGGCTCGACGCAGATGCTGCGTCCGATCGCCGGAGCGATGATGCGAAGTTCGGCCATCAGCCGGTCGAACTGCGAGGGAAGCAATGACTGCGCGCCGTCGCTCAGCGCGTGGTCGGGGTCGCAATGAACCTCGATGATCAGGCCGTCGGCGCCGGCCGCCACCGCGGCGCGCGCCATCGGCGCCACCTTGTCGCGCCGGCCCGTGCCATGACTGGGATCCGCGATGATCGGGAGGTGGCTCAGACTCTTGATGACCGGAATCGCCGAGATGTCGAGCGTGTTCCGGGTGTAGTTCTCGAACGTGCGGATCCCGCGCTCGCACAGGATCAGGTCGTCG of Vicinamibacterales bacterium contains these proteins:
- a CDS encoding prephenate dehydrogenase/arogenate dehydrogenase family protein, with the translated sequence MTNDSRVIPLRPPDVENRPPVFERIAVVGLGLIGGSIALAARRAWPSALVIGVDRKPVLERAMLRHAMDVASEDRMIASEADLVILAAPIRQNLELLSTLADTLVGEAVITDVGSTKRSIVEAAAALPARLTFVGGHPLAGGTTGGIDAAREDMFSGRPWLFVPTGDGQSEAVGRLSVFVEGLGAQPRVLASAAAHDHLVALLSHLPQLTVSALMSAVGERVGEDDLALAGRGLIDTTRLAASPADIWCDVCATNQDEIGPALDVLIELLSALRARLDDAEAVEKLFSSANRWRAALTDRRPS